The proteins below come from a single Juglans regia cultivar Chandler chromosome 12, Walnut 2.0, whole genome shotgun sequence genomic window:
- the LOC108982983 gene encoding 2-oxoglutarate dehydrogenase, mitochondrial-like, whose amino-acid sequence MGWFRAGSGVAKLAIRRTLSQGGSYATRTRILQSHNRYFHTTVFRSKAQAAPVPRPVPLSRLTDSFLDGTSSVYLEELQRAWEADPDSVDESWDNFFRNFVGQAATSPGISGQTIQESMRLLLLVRAYQVNGHMKAKLDPLGLEEQEIPEELDPALYGFGDADLDREFFLGVWKMSGFLSENRPVQTLRSILTRLEQAYCGSIGYEYMHIADRDQCNWLREKIETPIPMQYNRQRCEVILDRLIWSTQFENFLATKWTAAKRFGLEGGETLIPGMKEMFDRAADLGVESIVIGMPHRGRLNVLGNVVRKPLRQIFSEFSGGTKPVDEVGLYTGTGDVKYHLGTSYDRPTRGGKRIHLSLVANPSHLEAVDPVVVGKTRAKQYFSNDAVRIKNMGVLIHGDGSFAGQGVVYETLHLSALPNYTTGGTIHIVVNNQVAFTTDPEAGRSSRYCTDVAKALNAPIFHVNGDDMEAVAHVCELAAEWRQTFHSDVVVDLVCYRRFGHNEIDEPSFTQPKMYKVIRNHPSALEIYQNKLLESGQVTKEDIDRINDKVNKILNEEFLASKDYVPKRRDWLSSHWSGFKSPEQLSRVRNTGVKPDILKNVGKAITHFPENFKPHRAVKKVYDLRAQMIETGEGIDWALAEALAFATLLVEGNHVRLSGQDVERGTFSHRHAVLHDQETGEQYCPLDHVVMNQNGEMFTVSNSSLSEFGVLGFELGYSMENPNSLVIWEAQFGDFSNGAQVIFDQFLSSGESKWLRQTGLVLLLPHGYDGQGPEHSSARLERFLQMSDDNPYVIPEMDPTLRTQIQECNWQVVNVTTPANYFHVLRRQIHREFRKPLISIAPKNLLRHKDCKSNLSEFDDVQGHPGFDKQGTRFKRLIKDQNDHSDLEEGIRRLVLCSGKVYYELDEERKKVGGKDVAICRVEQLCPFPYDLIQRELKRYPNAEIVWCQEEPMNMGAYSYIAPRLFTAMKALGRGSLEDIKYAGRAPSAATATGFYQVHVKEQTELLQKALQQEPINYPF is encoded by the exons ATGGGTTGGTTTAGAGCTGGTTCCGGTGTGGCAAAGCTTGCCATTAGGAGAACGCTATCTCAGGGTGGATCATATGCAACGAGAACACGAAtccttcaatcacataatcgCTATTTTCACACCACTGTCTTCAGATCAAAGGCACAAGCTGCTCCTGTCCCTCGTCCTGTTCCCCTCTCTAGGCTAACTGACAGCTTCCTAGATGGGACAAGCAGTGTCTACTTAGAGGAGCTGCAAAGGGCTTGGGAAGCTGACCCCGATAGTGTTGATGAGTCGTGGGACAATTTTTTTAGAAACTTCGTGGGTCAAGCGGCCACATCCCCCGGAATTTCAGGCCAAACAATTCAAGAGAGTATGCGATTGCTGTTGCTTGTGAGGGCTTACCAAGTTAATGGCCACATGAAAGCCAAGTTGGATCCTTTGGGTTTGGAAGAACAAGAGATCCCCGAAGAATTGGACCCAGCTCTTTATGGGTTTGGCGACGCTGATCTtgatagagaattttttttgggtgtgtGGAAGATGTCTGGGTTTTTGTCTGAAAACCGGCCTGTGCAGACCCTTAGATCCATACTGACTCGGCTTGAGCAGGCTTACTGTGGGAGCATTGGGTATGAGTACATGCACATTGCGGACCGTGATCAATGTAATTGGTTAAGagaaaagattgaaaccccAATACCAATGCAATACAATAGGCAGCGCTGCGAGGTGATTCTCGATAGGCTTATATGGAGTACACAGTTTGAGAACTTTTTGGCTACTAAGTGGACTGCAGCAAAGAGGTTTGGGCTTGAAGGTGGGGAGACTCTGATTCCGGGCATGAAGGAGATGTTTGATAGGGCAGCAGATCTTGGGGTTGAGAGCATTGTTATTGGAATGCCTCATAGAGGAAGATTGAATGTATTGGGTAATGTGGTTAGGAAGCCTCTGCGTCAGATATTCAGTGAGTTTAGTGGTGGCACAAAGCCTGTGGATGAAGTTGGACTTTATACAGGAACTGGTGATGTCAAGTATCACCTAGGAACGTCTTATGATAGACCTACTAGAGGAGGAAAGAGGATACATTTGTCGTTGGTTGCAAATCCGAGTCACTTGGAAGCGGTGGATCCAGTTGTTGTTGGAAAAACTAGAGCAaaacaatatttctcaaatgATGCAGTCAGGATCAAGAATATGGGTGTTTTGATTCATGGAGATGGTAGCTTTGCGGGACAAGGTGTAGTTTATGAAACTCTGCATCTTAGTGCTCTTCCGAATTACACTACTGGTGGTACCATACACATAGTGGTGAACAATCAAGTTGCCTTCACAACTGATCCCGAGGCAGGCAGATCTTCACGGTATTGCACTGACGTTGCCAAAGCCTTGAATGCCCCAATTTTCCATGTAAATGGTGATGACATGGAGGCAGTTGCTCATGTTTGTGAGCTTGCAGCTGAGTGGCGCCAGACTTTCCATTCAGATGTTGTCGTTGACTTAGTTTGCTATCGTCGTTTTGGGCACAATGAGATTGATGAGCCATCCTTTACCCAACCTAAAATGTACAAG GTTATCCGGAATCATCCATCAGCTCTTGAGATCTATCAAAACAAACTTTTAGAATCTGGGCAGGTGACAAAGGAAGACATTGATCGGATAAATGATAAGGTCAATAAAATCCTCAATGAAGAATTCTTGGCTAGCAAAGATTATGTTCCAAAAAGAAGGGACTGGCTTTCATCACATTGGTCTGGATTCAAATCACCTGAACAGCTTTCACGTGTTCGGAACACTGG GGTAAAACCAGACATTTTGAAGAATGTTGGCAAAGCAATCACTCACTTTCCAGAAAACTTTAAGCCTCACAGGGCAGTGAAAAAGGTGTATGATCTACGTGCTCAAATGATTGAAACAGGTGAAGGCATTGACTGGGCACTTGCAGAAGCACTTGCTTTTGCTACGCTGCTAGTTGAAGGTAACCACGTTCGATTAAGCGGCCAGGATGTTGAAAGAGGTACATTTAGTCATCGCCATGCGGTACTTCATGATCAGGAAACAGGGGAGCAGTATTGCCCTCTGGACCATGTAGTCATGAACCAAAATGGGGAGATGTTTACTGTTAGCAACAG TTCTCTTTCGGAGTTTGGTGTTCTTGGATTTGAGTTGGGTTACTCCATGGAAAATCCAAATTCATTGGTAATCTGGGAAGCTCAGTTTGGTGATTTTTCGAATGGGGCTCAAGTTATTTTTGATCAGTTTTTGAGCAGTGGGGAGTCTAAGTGGCTACGACAAACTGGGCTTGTTTTGCTGCTTCCCCATGGTTATGATGGCCAGGGTCCTGAACATTCTAGTGCTCGGTTGGAGCGTTTTCTTCAG ATGAGTGATGACAATCCTTACGTTATTCCTGAGATGGATCCAACTCTTCGGACACAAATTCAGGAATGCAATTGGCAGGTCGTTAATGTCACAACTCCTGCTAATTACTTCCATGTCTTGCGGCGTCAA ATACACAGGGAATTTCGTAAGCCTCTCATATCGATAGCTCCTAAAAACTTGCTTCGTCACAAGGACTGCAAATCTAATTTGTCCGAGTTTGATGATGTCCAAGGCCACCCTGGTTTTGACAAACAGGGGACTAGATTTAAACGCCTTATAAAGGACCAGAATGATCACTCCGATCTTGAGGAGGGTATTAGACGTCTGGTTCTTTGCTCTGGAAAG GTTTATTATGAGCTTGATGAAGAGCGGAAAAAGGTGGGTGGTAAGGACGTTGCAATATGTCGGGTGGAACAGCTTTGTCCCTTCCCATATGACCTCATCCAGCGGGAGCTGAAGCGATATCCAA ATGCCGAAATTGTTTGGTGCCAGGAAGAGCCTATGAACATGGGTGCATACAGTTACATTGCACCCCGCCTTTTCACTGCCATGAAAGCATTGGGCAGAGGATCTTTGGAGGACATCAAGTACGCTGGCCGCGCTCCATCTGCTGCCACAGCCACTGGTTTCTATCAGGTTCACGTGAAGGAACAAACTGAGCTTTTGCAGAAAGCCCTGCAACAAGAACCAATAAACTACCCTTTTTAA